ATAGCCGTAAAACGAGTAAACAATGGTGCTAATGCGGTGTCGATTAAGGCTAAATCCTTGCCGTTAAAAAAGTCCTTATCACTGCTTAGGCCTTCAAGGCGCGAGAGCTTGTCGTTAAGCCCTACCTGCGCTTGGTCAAAGTCTTGTTGGGTTTTAGCCAATGAAGTTTGATACTGCGCCATTAATACTTGGCTAGAGAACTCTATCCATGCGCGATCTTTGGCTTTTTGAAGCGGGTCACTTGGCATTAAAGAGCCTTCGGTAATTTCATCCAAGAATTCATTTATCACCGCAGATTCAAACAAGACATCATCGCCATACTTCAGCACTGGCACTTTGCCTAAAGGAGATAGTGCTAAAAACCAGTCTGGTTTGTTGGCCAAATCAATGTACTTAATCTCAAAGTCGATGCCTTTGTGTAATAAGGTAATCACCGAGCGTTGTACAAAGGGGCAAAGCTTAAAACTTATCAGTTCAATGGTTTGATCCGGCTTATAAATGGCTGACATCGAGTGATTCCTTGTATAAATTAACAAATATGCGCTTGGCCAATCGATATAACTTTTGTATCCAAACGAAACATAGTATCTTTTGGTAACTATAAGAAGGCTTGTAGCGATCTACAAGTACGCACTAATTAGATATTTAGTTTCCTCGAGGTGCCTAATGTTGGATTCAGCGGCTTCTAGCCCAGAAAAAAATTGTGAAGTTTCTTTGACAGAGCAAAAGCATGAATGCCCTGTTTCTACCGCCATTGAAGTGATAGGTGGAAAATGGAAGGTGATTATCTTGTATCAGCTACGTGGTAAAACGCTGCGTTTTGGTGAGCTAAAGCGAGAAATCCCTAAAATCACCCAAAAAACCTTAACTCAACAATTGCGTGATTTAGAAAAAGATAAGCTGATAGAGCGCAAAGTATTTGCCGAAGTGCCGCCAAGAGTGGAGTACACCCCAACCGCCTTAGCCGAGCAGTTAAACCCTGCTTTAGACTTGCTGTGTGGCTGGGGAAAAGCCTATCAAAAGGCCCACGAGTAACTTAAGTACGCCGCAACAAAACATCGCGAATTAAGCCCAGCGCCTGTTTGAGTTTATTTAGATCAGGAGTGGCCATTAAGCTAATGCGCACTGCCGAACGTTGTGGCTTATCAATAGAAAAGTGGTGATCAGCGCTTAGGTGAACCCCTTGTTTTCGCATTACTTCGACAAAGGCCTTACTCGTCCAGCCATCTGGTAGATATAGCCAAAGATGAAAAGCGCTATGCCGTTCATGATCTTGGTTAACAAACTCTAACTCACTAAGCAGCTGCTTTGCTAAGTGCTGTCGTCGAGTAGCTTGGGCTTTTTGCCACTGAGCTATTTTAGCTACATCTCCAGCTTTAATTAACTGGCATGCCAACTGCACCAGCAAAGGAGACGGTAACCACAAGGTTGTTCTTACCAAATTGATGTAATCTTCGCGCAACTCATTGGGGACCACCAACACGCCCAAACGCAAACTAGGTGACACTGATTTAGACAAACTATTTAAGTACACCGTTTGTTTTGGAGCAAAATGGTAGAAGGGTTTAATCTCTTGCTCAGTTAAA
The nucleotide sequence above comes from Agarivorans sp. Alg241-V36. Encoded proteins:
- a CDS encoding glutathione S-transferase family protein, with protein sequence MSAIYKPDQTIELISFKLCPFVQRSVITLLHKGIDFEIKYIDLANKPDWFLALSPLGKVPVLKYGDDVLFESAVINEFLDEITEGSLMPSDPLQKAKDRAWIEFSSQVLMAQYQTSLAKTQQDFDQAQVGLNDKLSRLEGLSSDKDFFNGKDLALIDTALAPLFTRFTAIERLFERDLLADFPKLKALGQRLLALPEVSGSVVEDFNSLFADYLRNADSILTK
- a CDS encoding helix-turn-helix domain-containing protein, translated to MLDSAASSPEKNCEVSLTEQKHECPVSTAIEVIGGKWKVIILYQLRGKTLRFGELKREIPKITQKTLTQQLRDLEKDKLIERKVFAEVPPRVEYTPTALAEQLNPALDLLCGWGKAYQKAHE